DNA sequence from the Bufo bufo chromosome 3, aBufBuf1.1, whole genome shotgun sequence genome:
ttgcctccatcagcggccatgttatggacaggacctctgtgtggacagcacaaaagacttggtaaacaaggggcataccttatgaaatatagaaaatcaaAAACTTTATGTAGCTATTTTGTACTTTTGATAAACATACCCTGGATAATATTGGGGTCCTTTATTTTCAATTAAAGCTACAGCTCATCCATCAAAAATAATAAGCCGCCACACAGCGCCAtcaagggaaaaataaaaaaattctgggtGTCAGAGAATGGCGGCACAACGGCCTTAGTTTTGTTTTTTAGAAaaggtttttaatttttaaagaaGTAGTAAACCACAATAAACTCTTATATATTTGGTATCAACATAATCGCACCGACCCCCAGAATACGCCCCTCGTGTCCTTCCTACCGCACAAAAACAAAACCCGAACAGCATTGGCAGGGTAAaatggcgctccaccgcttccaatttagcgcaaatgggggccttcgtgctccagtgtttgaagagggacccccgtataaaaaacataaataaaggaccagtactgggtggcaacgtgctTAGacgcccggtacaaacacaaaatggcggacatgttaccagcatcacagagtgctgcagaatgcagcatttccaggccttgctgcgagagatgctgcattctgctgttgcgggcgctggcagaggaatttccacccgcagcgaaacaggtgcaggtaccaatcctaccgcgcctgcaagatgagggcggtttgaagatgtgttggtcacttcagatatgagatcattcttgcagccaacccatcgacagccgccctccggatccagcctcagggaacgcagtGTCCCACTCGTGTACGGGGGCACGGCAAAGTTTGTCATATTCATGTTATTTGCATATTTCAGTGACTTAGCAGTAAAATCCCTGtaacaggctgtcaggtgcactacaatTATTtaaccactagatgggggtagcaccatagtctatatataccacagttcaggcctagttagttgtTGGTTGGAGTGAGGAGCAGGGGGAAAGAGAGGACACCCTCCTCTCAGCTttctcttgggctccacggcccagaggagccaattcgTTGTCTCAGTTGTCAAGCCAAGAAACAGGCAGATGTGGGACCTTCTTCTATCGTCTACTCTTCTGGAGTGCCAGGTGACTATCATTTCTAGGAAGGACAATAGCCATTATACTAGGCTCTCGGCACCTTTGTACCAAGGTGAAGGTTgattagcttctggcagccttaCCGTTACTTTGAAGACAGACAGGCCATCTGTTGTAGCACTTGGGTGTAGACGATAAGGACCTAAACCACCGTTACTGAGATTAGAACAAGGCAAAGAGCTAAGTACCAGTGAGAAGATACCTCAAGACTTGAGGCTGATACAGGACCACACCTAAAGCCTGTTATAAGGGATTTACAGCATTCAACCTCCATATACATGAGAGACTGTTTATATCTGAATGTAAATTGCTGTCAAGACCCTGCTGCTTACAGTAAAGTTCTCAGTTGGATTCGAACCCTGTCTCATTCTTccatctccatactacaaccactctcatcatcttgcaccaccaaggtgctggcgtcacgattttacctaattcaggggcccaggcgcacaagcacccagaaaatccaatcaccatcaccacctggccggtgtcccctgtagaagagtgtgccccggagaatttggtgctgttctccccttcactgcagccCGGCCCAGGGAGCGGCAAAACTGTGAGTAAAGAACGAATTGTTATTATTCTTCGGTCCACTGTCACCTCACAAGTTGTACCCCTGTGGTCCGTGCATTgcaggaacgcctagaccgacaggtgtcagaCTACATCGGGttgacggccgatgtggacgctctgagaagcaaggaacccctggtctactggatgtgcaggcttgacctgtggccagagctggcacaatttgccatagaactcttggcttgcccctcgtccagtgtcctgtccgaaaggacgttcagcgcagcagggggggatcgtgaccgataagcgcacccgcctagctcacgacagtgtggactacctcacatttctaaaaatgaatgagtcatggatctcgaaggaattcaacacctgtgacgatcatgtttaattgaatttcctcatgccagcccacacatatccgccaccacccagaagaatggtccttgtcttatgtatatacagcggcatagaaggccttttctgtcaggtgaatgcctaatttttggagcctgtactcctgtggcctaaaataaaaattttcctaggctctagcagggcagatttttgagagtttccctttaagacgcataaaaatggcccccgattaaaatacatattttttgtggtaatttttgctattgatccccctctagtatgtcactgtccatgttgtggaacgatgtgtacttctagtaagtatttggttgctgcaaatatgacctgaaatttttgtcaggttcgcctgccattaaagtgaatgaggcctgcagcaaacttgcggttcacgagcatttgatcgcgaacgcgcgttcgcgaaacgtcccggccgatgcaCGTCCATCACTAGCAGTGGGCTGGTCCTACCTCCTGCCAGCAGGGGGAGTTCTAGAGTTACCTGAGCAAGCCTGTAGCAAGGGAGCACACACATCTGTTCCCGCtccaagggccctgggacaacaaAAACAGCTTGTCTGTGGGGGCTACTACTCCAGGGAGACAGCAGAGGGATCAGCGATACAGTTAAACAGactctgctgcaaggtgaggggataacaagttaagacaccaTCACCACATCTCTGGACAGGAACACTCAAGAGCTTGCATTTCACAATTGCACACCTATCGCCACCAGTGCCAGCTTATTGCTGTTAGCGAATGGAGATCAGGAGAGAGAAGGACTACTCCAGAGCGCTATTGTCTGCCATCTTGCCTTCATGGCCCGTAAATCGTCTGGTTATTGATACAGTTGATAAGTATGTGATTGGTAGTGCTCCgggtgtaaaacataaaaattaccGTTGTTTATTCAAATGGAAGCATGTGACATCACGACATTCCATCATATTCAAGACAACTGTAAACCATTTCTATGGAGACGGCGGGATCATAGTAACAAGGGGCGTGGCCTGTAGTGGCCAGGTTCGAGGTGGCTTCCATGCTACACTGAGTCCCCTGGACACCGTTGagatgtcaccatgtgttgctgctctccggaagggatggtatggcgtggtgcaccccaatgggaaataagtccagagagtcagggtctgcagtaaccagtgagcttctttactggagggattCAAGTGcaaatgtaaatcaatggggacggatccgtttttcactgacacaatatggagcaattgaaaacggatccgtcccccattgactttcaatgtaagtcaggatccgttttgacttagactttttttgaatgaataatgcaaacggatccgttattaacggatacaagcatttgcctaattggtgcggatccgtctgtgcagatacaagacgaatCCGCACAAAAGgtgagtgtgaaagtggcctaaataAAATGCTGGATTCTGTGCAACCAATCTGTGTAGTTTACTATGGGTAAGAGTAccttcacacagcagccccctccccagtatataatctcacacagcagccccctccccagtatataatctcacacagcagccccctccccagtatataatctcacacagcagccccctccccagtatataatctcacacagcagccccctccccagtatataatctcacacagcagccccctccccagtatataatctcacacagcagccccctccccagtatataatctcacacagcagccccctccccagtatataatctcacacagcagccccctccccagtatataatctcacacagcagccccctccccagtatataatctcacagcagccccctccccagtatataatctcacagcagcccccccagtatataatcccacacagcagccccccagtatataatctcacacagcagcccccccagtatataatctcacacagcagccccccccagtatataatctcacacagcagcccccccagtatataatctcacacagcagcccccccagtatataatctcacacagcagccccccagtatataatcccacacagcagccccctccccagtatataatctcacacagcagccccctccccagtatataatctcacacagcagccccctccccagtatataatctcacacagcagccccctccccagtatataatctcacacagcagccccctccccagtatataatctcacacagcagccccctccccagtatataatctcacacagcagccccctccccagtatataatctcacacagcagccccctccccagtatataatctcacacagcagccccctccccagtatataatctcacacagcagccccctccccagtatataatctcacacagcagccccctccccagtatataatctcacacagcagccccctccccagtatataatctcacacagcagccccctccccagtatataatctcacacagcagccccctccccagtatataatctcacacagcagccccctccccagtatataatctcacacagcagccccctccccagtatataatctcacacagcagcccccccagtatataatctcacacagcagccccccagtatataatctcacacagcagccccccagtatataatcccacacagcagccccccagtatataatctcacacagcagcccccccagtatataatcccacacagcagcccccccaaacTGTGGACCGGAGTCTGTGCTGGCAGAGCGCACTGGCTGCCGACCCACGTGACCAAGGGATGCCACGTGATATTGTGACGTCAGGAGGTCCTTACAGAGTATAGTAAAAGCCTTCTCCTGCAGCAGCAGCCGCGCTCCTTGTAGAGAGGAAGGACCTTtcattacctcatagccatgtgaccagtaatagagATAGGTCACTGGTCacgtggtgatgatgtcatcaaaggtcttttctcctaagagagcagcagcagcagcagctctccttccttccttccttgcagaTTCAGTGAGTGGCAGTGACAGTCCGCTGCCGCCTCTGACCGCTCCCCCCGTCCGCCGCCTGCAGACAGTGCCCGCACCTCCTGTGCAGCTGACAGACTGACTACCGGAAACCGACCTCTAAACCCCGCCCCCCCTTTAGTCATTTCTCCCACAATCCCTTTCTCCTTCCTTTCCGACATTGTCCCTAGACGAGTGAGTACGGGCCCGGGGATCTCCTCACCGCCATCTGTCTCCATCCGCTGCCCCTGAGCGCCCCCCAGCCTCGGCGCCCCGGCAGTCGGTCCGGGGGTGAATCCTTGTGTCCCCACTGATGTGCCGGGGCCCGAGGGCATGAGGTGGCCCTATAACCACTGACCCGCTGTGCTTGTGTCCACAGGGATGGCTCCTGCAAAGAAGGGCGGCGAGAAGAAGAAGGGGCGCTCCGCCATCAACGAGGTGGTGACCAGGGAGTACACCATCAACATTCACAAGCGGATCCACGGCATGTaagtgatgtagcagagctgcccCGGCTGTAgagtgatgtagcagagctgcccCGGCTGTAgagtgatgtagcagagctgcccCGGCTGTAGAGTGATGTAGCAGGGCTGCCCCGGCTGTAgagtgatgtagcagagctgcccCGGCTGTAGAGTGATGTAGCAGGGCTGCCCCGGCTGTAGAGTGATGTAGCAGGGCTGCCCCGGCTGTAGAGTGATGTAGCAGGGCTGCCCCGGCTGTAgagtgatgtagcagagctgcccCGGCTGTAGAGTGATGTAGCAGGGCTGCCCCGGCTGTAGAGTGGTGTAGCAGGGCTGCCCCGGCTGTAGAGTGGTGTAGCAGGGCTGCCCCGGCTGTAGAGTGGTGTAGCAGGGCTGCCCCGGCTGTAGAGTGGTGTAGCAGGGCTGCCCCGGCTGTAGAGTGGTGTAGCAGGGCTGCCCCGGCTGTAGAGTGGTGTAGCAGGGCTGCCCCGGCTGTAGAGTGGTGTAGCAGGGCTGCCCCGGCTGTAGAGTGGTGTAGCAGGGCTGCCCCGGCTGTAGAGTGGTGTAGCAGGGCTGCCCCGGCTGTAGAGTGGTGTAGCAGGGCTGCCCCGGCTGTAGAGTGGTGTAGCAGGGCTGCCCCGGCTGTAGAGTGGTGTAGCAGGGCTGCCCCGGCTGTAGAGtggtgtaggggggggggggggggtctctgcgtgtagaggttgggggggggggggggtctctgcgTGTAGAGGTTGGGGGGGTCTCTGCGTGTAGAGGTTGGGGGGGTCTCTGCGTGTAGAGGTTGGGGGGGTCTCTGCGTGTAGAGGCTGGGTGTTCGTACGCCCATTATATATGTAGGACCAGAGACCAGTAACTTATAAGGAAGCATTGtctataccagggatcagcaaccttctgctctccagctgtggtaacactacaactcccagcatgcacacttgcttggctgttcttggaactcccatggaagtgaatgaagcatgctgggagttgtagtttcacaacagctggagagcagaGGGTTGCTGATCTCTGGCCTATACAGTAAAGGGCGCTTTTCAGGAGCCGAGAatccgccagataatcgctaacgggcATTCATAGGAACCACGTTGGCAATGATCTgccggtgtaaaggtgccgccgatcacccacacttgcggcagaggatttcaGCAATCCATACGCAAACTGATggtatttgtcagacagatccgtctgacaaatgcattgaaataccagatccattTCTCcgctgtcatccggaaaaacggatctggtattaattttttatttattttttaccttttttgaaGGTCCTCTCATGTGCAGACTAAaaagccggatctgttttgccaaaacacttaatgccggatccggcaagtgttcagtatttttggccggagagaaaactgcattgatgctgcggtattttctccgtccaaaaaaacgtaagagggactgaactgatgcatcctgaacggatcgctctctattcagaatgcattaggataaaactgatcagtttttttttcggtattgagcccctaggacggaactcgatgccggaaaagaaaaacgctagtgtgaaagtgccctaatactgagcatcggtacagggaggaggagacaccagggtttcccggagggtgtctccttctccctgctgTGATTGgctcgcggcacagccagggagaaggacacCCTCTGGgaaaccctggtgtctcctcctccctgtaccgatgctcagaatTTACATACTGAGTATGAAATCTGCGGGGGGCgcaggagcgatatttaaaaaaaccaggcagggtggcagcatcagcgaggGATACCCCCCAGGTACGGGTATTTATCTCAAATAATACAAACCCATGAAGGGTCCATACACGTCAGTGTGAATGAGCCGACACCATCCTAGACCTCCCAACTCATTGACCGAATCCTGATCTTATGGGAATTGAAACTTGAACATCTTGAGCCTCGTCAATGAGGTTTGATGAACGAGTGGCACCCTGGGTGGTGAGTGTTCATCTAAGGCAGGGATGGccgacctgcggctctccagctgttgtaaaactacaactcccaccatgccctgctgtaggctgatagctgtagactgtccaggcatgatgggagttgtagttttgcaacatctggagggcctcaggttggccatccctgatctaagGTGTCGGACCATCCATGAAAGACGCCAGAGCTGTTGTACGTGGCCTGTTCTGTAAGGTCTGACATCAGGACGTGCGGCCATGTTAGTTCTTACTGGAGAAGTGAATGGTGAAATGTGGTTACTGATACAACGGTAGCGGTGCCAGAAGTGGGGGTAGATGACGGGTGTAATGTGCGCCATATTGGTCAGTGTGTCCCTCCCATGCTtcacccttttatttttttacaaaagttGTAAGGCAGGTGTTTGTCTTTCCTACTTCAGACAAATGGCATAGAAGCTTAGTGCGTCTCACCTGTATTTTCCATCCATTTCTATTAATTAAAAAGTAACAACAAATATGGCTGAACGTCCCGCTGTGTGCGGCCACATAGTAGTAATAgactagtagtaatagtagtactaGAGTACTGGGCGATGGGCTGTCATCATATAGTGTGTATCCCGGGAAACGTGCTGAATGTGTCCGAAGGGATTGCAGCCGGTTACTTGTAGGCATCGGTCTGAACAGTGTTGTCGGTGCCAGAAATGAAACGCACACCCTCTTTTTACAGTGGGACCCGCGAGTGACCTATGCTTCTGTATGGCACCCGTTTGATGTACCAGTCTTGGCATATACgatgtgaataaagccttactgGTGTATGACCAGTTTTACATTCTGGCTGGAGATCCTCTTTTGTGCTGGTATATTGGTGGCGTCCATATAGAAGTCAGTATAATCGGGGGTGAGGTCTGTATGTGCACCCCTAGCTGGCAGTGTGCGGTCTGTATGTGCACCCCTAGCTGGCAGTGTGCGCTCTGTATGTGCACCCCTAGCTGGCAGTGTGCGCTCTGTATGTGCACCCCTAGCTGGCAGTGTGCGGTCTGTATGTGCACCCCTAGCTGGCGGTGTGCGCTCTGTATGTGCACCCCTAGCTGGCGGTGTGCGCTCTGTATGTGCACCCCTAGCTGGCGGTGTGCGCTCTGTATGTGCACCCCTAGCTGGCGGTGTGCGCTCTGTATGTGCACCCCTAGCTGGCGGTGTGCGCTCTGTATGTGCACCCCTAGCTGGCGGTGTGCGCTCTGTATGTGCACCCCTAGCTGGCAGTGTGCGCTCTGTATGTGCACCCCTAGCTGGCAGTGTGCGCTCTGTATGTGCACCCCTAGCTGGCAGTGTGCGCTCTGTATGTGCACCCCTAGCTGGCAGTGTGCGCTCTGTATGTGCACCCCTAGCTGGCAGTGTGCGCTCTGTATGTGCACCCCTAGCTGGCAGTGTGCGCTCTGTATGTGCACCCCTAGCTGGCAGTGTGCGCTCTGTATGTGCACCCCTAGCTGGCAGGGCATTTTTCCATCCATCCTAGTAAATACCATTTGAACTTCCATTTCTTTAAGGTCTCTACCAAGCACATTGATTTGGGCGCCGTTCTCCATGACTCATGCTGTTCCTTTTCCTTTTTAGTGGCTTCAAAAAGCGTGCTCCCCGTGCTCTTAAGGAAATCCGTAAATTTGCAATAAAAGAAATGCGTACTCCTGACGTACGTATCGACACAAGACTGAACAAAGCCGTGTGGGCCAAAGGCATCAGGTGAGGCTTTATGTGAAGCACAGTATTGCTCCTAcaacagtacatggcagccttatgtcagtgtcatctaatacattccagaactgtaagggttacatggcatcataaatcaatataatgctatgggaCCCCgtcagcgctgggaggtcaggcagGGCAGCGCTCTCCGCATGACACacacttgtctgcaaggggcctaagtcgGAAAGACCTCCCGCATGAAAAGCTCCCTGTACACAGAGGAGATATTTGGCGACTGACAtctacctctgtatacagacttacacagagaatgccatcactgataatacctagtgtatacatctatcagtgactgacagctatgtatgtatacacacttacacagagactaCTATCACTgatacctccctgtgtacagctatcagtgactgacatctacctctgtatacacacttacacagagaatgctatcactgatacctccctgtgtacagctatcagtgactgacatctacctctgtatacacacttacacagagaatactatcactgatacctccctgtgtacagctatcagtgactgacatctacctctgtatacagacttacacagacttacacagagaatgctatcactgatacctccctgtgtacagctatcagtgactgacatctacctctgtatacacacttacacagagaatactatcactgatacctccctgtgtacagctatcagtgactgacatctatgtatgtatacagacttacacagagcatgctatCAATCAGTAATAAAACTTCCCCTGTGTACTGAGTACTTAGCGCCGTTCATATCTATGGTCGTATTTGTTTCATCCCAGGGCTTGATCCTCACGCTGCGGCCATCATCTCACCCGGGATACTAGCGCTGCATACTGGGCTATTGTGTTCAGCGTTATAAGGGAATCTGCCACAAATGTGAACACACCCTTACCTTGCCGAGCGTATTGTCCAGTTTTGCCCCACGCAGCTTGGATGGTGTCCTAGGACAGATGGGTGAATCTGTCGGCTGAATTAAAGGGATGTTCTGGTTACAAAAAGTTATACCCTATCCAAAGTATTGGGGATAACTGTTAGATTAGTGGGGCTCCCAGTGGTAgcatcatgagaacaggggccccAAACCAGGTGGAGCCCCCCCCCCTGAAACGCACAGCTGGTCggaaatgcacaccacagtgccgGACATGGAGTGCAGCGCTCGGCTATCTGCAGCGCTCCCATAGGAAGGAATAGAGTGGTGGCGGCGGCAGTTCTGACCAGCCTCCCTGTTCTCCAGTATTTTACACAATCCAGACACTCCGCTcatgtagtactgcagataagactCCCATTAAGCAGCAGAGATTTGGGCGTAAAATGGATCCTGGATTACAGTCTCCAAAACTATGGGATCTGCAGCAATAAGACACCGGCGAGCCCGACGTCAGGTGTTCCCCATCACCGCATCCAAAAATCAtcctaggggctcatgcacatgaatgtattttctttccatgtccgttttttgtttttgtttttttgcggaccttatgcataactattcacttcaatgggtccgcaaaataaactGCCATTTAAAATTaggctggtccttaaaggggttgtctcacttggaACAACGATAGTTATGTTCAATATAACCCCATAATAAACAACTTACTAATATACTCTGTGCTTCAGAGCGACCTCCTCTCCTTGATGATCCTCATCTTGTAGCCCTTTAGAGCATGCCCGTTGTCAGGGGTTACGGCCACccctgcaatctagcagcggTGGCCGCGTCTGCTCACTGGGAGGTACAGCGTCGGGGTTCAGGGGAGCGAGCTCTTGTACCTGCACGTGCGCCCCGGCCGCCTCCTATGTGCTGAACATGGGGGTGAACAGACGGCCACGTGTCCGGAATCTAGGCTGTGATAGAGGACCGCTTTTAACTGTGTAATATAGTGCGCCCTCGGCCAGGGGAGCGAGCGCGGCACAGGAAAGCTGTGGGACCCCAGAATAAACTGAGCGTGCACCGCTAAAGATCCAGGCGGTGCTCCTACTGCAAggggagacgacccctttaaagagtTAAAGGTGGGTTTCAAGAAGACCGCCTCTGTCCAGATACCCCATTGGACTATCAGCTAAGTGTCCCTTTATCTCCATAAATAATACTGCACTAGGTGCCACCTGCAACATGCATGTCCCTATATACGGTTCAACTGTTCAGGCCCTTTAACTGGCGTTTTTACTGTCCATCTGTGGTGCTGTGGATACAGAGATATATACACACGTACATGCGGACGCCATCAGTCTGTGCGTCGCTGTCCGTAGTCCCCCTCCCGTTCTCCGGAGCTGCACGGACTGTATTCAACCTGTACACTTTTACAGTTTTTAAAAATGACATTGTGCTTTTTGTCCTGAAGAAGCTTTGGTTTTCCCAAGTTACAGTGGTTCTCCTGGAAAAAGAAATATAGAATTATACATtataaatttttcctttttttttatttttttttttttataggaatgtACCTTACCGTATTCGTGTGCGTTTGTCCAGGAAGCGTAATGAGGATGAAGATTCTCCCAACAAGCTGTACACGCTGGTCACATATGTGCCAGTCACAACATACAAAGGTACTGAACCACTGGAAGCTGTTTGACACCGTATTCGCGCTCTCGTTGCACCCATGCAGCAGGTTTCATCACCTGGCGGTTCTCATCTGTAGACCAGGAGCGTAatacagtcttaaagggaacctgttaccataAAATGTGACTGTACCTGCTggcagcatgctatagagcagggggagcagACCTCTGTATGCACAGCCAAAAAAATGCTGTAGAAAGTCggcaacatttttttaaatctaagcAAACTCTCTgggggaaattttttttattttatttgttcatACAGGGTGTTGTGAACTGGTGCTGCTCCTACTGGTGCTGCGTGCGTTTTCCTTATACATAGATAACATAGGTTTATCTTGGACACTAGTGAGTGGGATACGAATACAAGTAAAGACCCTCCTCTACAGGGTCATTCCTGCCGTAACTAGTGCTATCTGTTATGCTCTAGAGGAGAAGGTAGAAAGTA
Encoded proteins:
- the RPL31 gene encoding 60S ribosomal protein L31, encoding MAPAKKGGEKKKGRSAINEVVTREYTINIHKRIHGIGFKKRAPRALKEIRKFAIKEMRTPDVRIDTRLNKAVWAKGIRNVPYRIRVRLSRKRNEDEDSPNKLYTLVTYVPVTTYKGLQTVNVDEN